Within the Clostridium scatologenes genome, the region ATAAACTTCTTTCATCTTTGTACATAAAGGCGTTCCTCCTATTAAACTAGTTATTCTTAATTGATCTCCTCCTGTAAAAAAAATTAAAGAAGCACTATCTATTACTTCTATATTATCTTTATCAAAAGCACTTTTTCTATCTCTTATATTTAAAACTTTTATATTTTTTACTCCCAATTGTTGAAAAATTTTTGTATATTCATTCCCAAGTTCCTCTGGTAATTCTGAAGCAATAGTAGCTATTACCAATGTATTTTCTTCTTTATCTAATCTATTACATACTTCCTTTAATATTATTTTGGGACCTTTTTTATCCTCTGCACCACCTATTATTATCAAATTTCCCTCTAATTTTTCTTCTAAATCCAAATTATATGCCTCCTCTTCCTCCAACAATTATTACTTTAATACTTATATTTTGTACTAAGCAGAGAGATAAATTCTTCTAAATTTTTAAACAAACTATTAAAAATTATTTCATAGATATTTTATATATTTACCACATTTTTAATTATTATACACATAAAAAAATCGTGGAAATCCACGATTTTATACGTACAAAATATAAATTAATAGTTTTTATTTTAAGCACAATGCAACGGAACTTTTTTAGAGGACAATTGACAGAGGACAGTGAAGGATGATTTTTCTCCGCTTTGCTGTCAAATGTCCTCTAAAAAATGCTTCGCATTATTTTTATATTATAGCTCTTCCAGGTATTATAAGTTTATCTCCAACTTTTACCAAATTCGCATCTTCTATTTCGTTAAGTTCCACTAACGATTCTATTGTTGTACGATACTTTTTAGCTATTTTCCAAATAGTATCACCATGTTGTACAACATAAATAGTAAGACTTGCATTTTTCTTAGGTATCTCTCCTTCTACAGGAACTATATCTACTAAAAGTTCTTTATGTGTTGAATAATTAACCCTAGCATATATATCTACTAAAGCTTTTATTTCTATGTTATCTAATTCAATGGAAGCTTCCAAATTCTCAAGACTCATTTTTGCTATGCACTGCATATCAATCTTACATCCTGGTATGTCTACTCCATAATTGAATGGTATTTCTTCATTAACTGTGTACACATACTTTTCCTCATCAAAAGTTTTATATAATACTTCTACATTTAAGACCCCTTCTACAATTACCTTATCTTCTACTATTTTCTTATCTGTAATACAAGCTTCTCCACAACACATAATTATTTTTGATACCTTAGGTCTATTACTTAGCTCAATAGCACCCTTTACTATGCTCTTGCAATCAGAATGCCCATGCATAACATTAACTTGATAATCTTTTCTATCCATATTCATAAGTTCATAAGGTGAATATGCATCTTCTATTATATCCATTTCTTCTTTATACATTACTTTTGTATTTGATTTTACTATAGCCTCTACATCAACTATCCTATTTTCTCCTAAATCATCTTCTCTTACATTAAATTCCATCGCATCTACTTTAAAACTGCTATAGCTGTCCATCATAGGATTTACATCCTTTAATTCCAGTTCTTTATTTACATCAACATCATCCTCAATATATATTATATCTTTGGAATCTTTTGCTCTATAAAGTAATGATACTAATACTCCAGCAGAAACTGAAATTTTTTCCTCCATAATCTTAGTTTCTTTTTTATGAACCTTGACATCACATTTCAATACATCTCCTACCTGAGGATTATCCATAGGAATTTGAATATGGCTTTTTGCCACTAAATCTCCGGAAACTGTACCAACTATTTTATCCATAGTTGTAGGGTTTTTTAACATTTGTATGTCTTGAGACCCTGTAATATCTTTTATGACTTTAAAATCATAATTCTTAAATACTTCCGCTTTTAATTTTATAATTCCTTCAATAGCAACCTTTCTTTCATTAACTATACTACATTCCATATGTTCAATATAAGAATCACAATCACACATCATCTTATGTTCAGCTCCAGGTACGTCTACATAATTAGAAAATTTGCCTATATAATTTGTGCTATAAATCCCTGTACCTTCCTCCTCATCTGCCAAGTAAATTACTGTATATTTTACTTCTCCTTCTACCAAAATTTTGTCTTGCATCATTTCTTTACTTACAATAGATGGTTTAGCATCAAGCATTAATACCTGATTAACATCAGGATGTGTATCCGGTATAACATATTCAGATTTAACTACTGTATCACAAAAATTTTCTGTTAACAGCTGTTCACATTCTATATTCTCTCTAATCAGCTCCATATCCATAATTGTATCTCCCTCCCATAAAACCTACTATTTATTTATATAAACAGTAAGCAAGAAATATGATAAAAACTTGTACTGTTTTTACACAAATAAATATATAGAGAGAGACAATCTATTACAATATTCATCATTTTTATTACTTTATTTTATTCACATTGTCGCACAATGTTTGTCTATATTGACATTTGCAAAATTTTGGGGTAATATTTAAAATGGTTGTTGACCATATAACCTCTCATAAATTCTCAATACCCTTTTATACCATAGTTGAAAGATGGAAACCCACCATCTTTCTTTTAATTGTACATGCTATACATCAGTTTTTCTTAACTATAAAAATAAAAAAATTGGTACTAAAATTTAGTACCAATATTATACTGCAAAAACGAGTTGCACTGTCTTTGTTAAAACATCCGAATAACTATAAGTCACTTTCCTCTGGGTGTCACTTTCTAATCTAATCACAAATATGCTAGGATAGGCTTTTTCAATTACTCCACTGTTTACAAAAACTTTTCTTCTACCACCATTTGCTTTTAGAGTCACTTTATCGCCAACATGACCTTCAATATCTTTCTTTATTGAAGCCAATACATTTCCTCTTTCCACAACAAACACCCTCTTTCCACATTTTATATTATATATCCTAACATATATAATGTCAACTAAACTTTTTATTTTATCAGTTAACAATTTGTTTTGTCAATATTAATTTTTTGTTAACTATCTAAAATATTTAATTTTTTAATACCTTAGGTATTATTCCCTTACACTTCCTCATATATACAACTATTCTTAAAAAATTATAAATTTTATGCATAAGACGATTTAGGAAACCCTTCTCTATACTTACCTCTGGTTTGCAATCCTCCTATCCCCTTAGTACCAGTTATAGTATTCTGTAATGCTTCTTGTATAGACACTACCTTTCCTATATTAGCATAAGCTACTTTTTCACATAAAAATACAGGATCTAAACAATGTATTAATACTCTTCTAGGAGAACTGGCAAAATTAGCACCTGCGTCTAATATAGCTTCATAACATGATTGACATGCTCCTGCAAATATAATTAAATCATCATAGCTAGCTTCGTAATTTCTAAGCTCTGATACGCACTTAACAAAATACTTTGAATTTTTATAATTGTCTAAATTCATATAATCACTAACATCCTTACTTACAGAATCATGTCCTGTAATCACAACTACATCAGGCTTCACTCTTTTTACCAAATCAACTATAAACTTTGGCTGCTCACTCTCAACAATATTTTTACCTACTACATCTAACTTAAGCTGCTTATACACCTTAAGACATACATCCAAATATTCTGGATCTCCATCTACATGCAATACCCTGCCTGGTCTTCCAAATGTGAGTTCCTTATTAGAAGTATCAGCTGTTCTTATTCTTCTATATGCTCTATCAATTTCGTGTCTATTTGATAAAACATTCTTAATCGACATATTTACTTTTCTACTAAACACTTCTTCTGATTCTGTTTGTGAATTATCAGGCACAATTTCTAAATCTTCTTCTGGGGAGTCTGCAATTATTCTTAAATTTATTCCTTTTAGTGTATAAATTATATTACCATCATTCTCCCTTACATCTATAATCTTAAAAGTAATATCCTTTCCATATGATTTCCTAACAACTATATCATCTATTTTCATATACAACCCCTCATAATATAAGACTATGCTATATAATATGTTTTTTTTATAAAATGGTGAATTTCAACTTATGAATGATAAAAAGCTTTAGATAATACTAAAACAAAA harbors:
- a CDS encoding Veg family protein — encoded protein: MERGNVLASIKKDIEGHVGDKVTLKANGGRRKVFVNSGVIEKAYPSIFVIRLESDTQRKVTYSYSDVLTKTVQLVFAV
- a CDS encoding DUF3794 and LysM peptidoglycan-binding domain-containing protein, with protein sequence MDMELIRENIECEQLLTENFCDTVVKSEYVIPDTHPDVNQVLMLDAKPSIVSKEMMQDKILVEGEVKYTVIYLADEEEGTGIYSTNYIGKFSNYVDVPGAEHKMMCDCDSYIEHMECSIVNERKVAIEGIIKLKAEVFKNYDFKVIKDITGSQDIQMLKNPTTMDKIVGTVSGDLVAKSHIQIPMDNPQVGDVLKCDVKVHKKETKIMEEKISVSAGVLVSLLYRAKDSKDIIYIEDDVDVNKELELKDVNPMMDSYSSFKVDAMEFNVREDDLGENRIVDVEAIVKSNTKVMYKEEMDIIEDAYSPYELMNMDRKDYQVNVMHGHSDCKSIVKGAIELSNRPKVSKIIMCCGEACITDKKIVEDKVIVEGVLNVEVLYKTFDEEKYVYTVNEEIPFNYGVDIPGCKIDMQCIAKMSLENLEASIELDNIEIKALVDIYARVNYSTHKELLVDIVPVEGEIPKKNASLTIYVVQHGDTIWKIAKKYRTTIESLVELNEIEDANLVKVGDKLIIPGRAII
- the yabG gene encoding sporulation peptidase YabG, whose translation is MKIDDIVVRKSYGKDITFKIIDVRENDGNIIYTLKGINLRIIADSPEEDLEIVPDNSQTESEEVFSRKVNMSIKNVLSNRHEIDRAYRRIRTADTSNKELTFGRPGRVLHVDGDPEYLDVCLKVYKQLKLDVVGKNIVESEQPKFIVDLVKRVKPDVVVITGHDSVSKDVSDYMNLDNYKNSKYFVKCVSELRNYEASYDDLIIFAGACQSCYEAILDAGANFASSPRRVLIHCLDPVFLCEKVAYANIGKVVSIQEALQNTITGTKGIGGLQTRGKYREGFPKSSYA